Proteins from a single region of Salvelinus fontinalis isolate EN_2023a chromosome 15, ASM2944872v1, whole genome shotgun sequence:
- the dmac2l gene encoding ATP synthase subunit s, mitochondrial, whose protein sequence is MRLLSKAALQTVLSSQKTLSLEGSRPFWGWLNAVFNKVDYERIKAVGPDRAAAEWLTRCGAKVRFQGFDRWQHDYNGLPTGPLGRYKIQGIDATDSCIMYKGFDHLDGLEHVEELKLNKSMYIEDACLERISTIENLQASLYKMEVVSCGNVTDKGIIALHKLRSLEHLYLSDLPGVVEKEKTVERLQTALPGLDIELDLV, encoded by the exons ATGAGGCTGCTGTCCAAGGCAGCACTGCAGACCGTTCTCTCCTCACAGAAAACTCTGTCACTTGAGGGCAGCCGACCGTTCTGGGGATGGCTCAATGCTGTCTTCAACAA AGTAGACTATGAGCGTATCAAGGCGGTGGGCCCAGACCGTGCTGCCGCAGAGTGGCTGACGAGGTGCGGTGCCAAGGTGAGGTTCCAAGGATTCGACCGCTGGCAACACGACTACAACGGCCTGCCCACTGGCCCTCTGGGACGATACAAGATCCAGGGCATCGACGCCACAGACTCTTGCATCATGTACAAAGGCTTCGATCACCTGG ATGGACTAGAGCATGTAGAAGAGCTGAAACTCAACAAGAGTATGTACATAGAAGATGCCTGCTTAGAGAGAATAAGCACCATAGAGAACCTACAGGCCAGCCTGTACAAGATGGAGGTGGTCTCCTGTGGGAACGTGACTGACAAGGGTATCATCGCCCTGCATAAACTCAG GAGTCTAGAACATCTGTACCTCAGCGACCTGCCAGGAGTggtggagaaggagaagaccGTGGAGAGACTCCAGACGGCTCTACCTGGGCTGGACATAGAGTTGGATCTGGTCTGA
- the l2hgdh gene encoding L-2-hydroxyglutarate dehydrogenase, mitochondrial → MIRTLNSASLAALFATVPKFTTCRTARIHSTYDVAVVGGGIVGLASARELILRHPTLSFILLEKEKDLAIHQSGHNSGVIHSGIYYTPGSLKARLCGKGATMAYEYLDKKGLPYKRCGKLIVAVEREEIPRLKALYERGQKNNVRDLTMIDAKGIREREPYCRGLLALDSPYTGIVDWRLVSLAYGKDFQEAGGTVVTEYEASDMAMVKESPAGNTDGMKYPIAIRDSKGKEVRCRYVLTCGGLYSDRLAQISGCSPDPRIVPFRGDYLVLKPEKHYLVRGNIYPVPDPKFPFLGVHFTPRMDGSVWLGPNAVLAFKREGYKLYDFDARDFGDALSFRGLQKLVMNNLVYGVGEMYRGVFIGAQVKILKKFIPELSLSDVLRGPSGVRAQALDRDGNLVDDFVFDVGVGDVGSRVLHVRNAPSPAATSSLAIAEMVADEVERRFSL, encoded by the exons ATGATACGGACACTAAACAGCGCGTCATTGGCTGCTTTATTTGCAACCGTGCCAAAGTTCACGACCTGCAGAACAGCTAGAATACACAG TACGTATGATGTGGCTGTGGTGGGTGGAGGCATCGTGGGCCTGGCTTCAGCCAGAGAGCTCATCCTCAGACACCCCACGCTTAGCTTCATTCTgctggagaaggagaaggacCTGG CCATCCACCAAAGCGGCCACAACAGTGGTGTGATCCACAGTGGGATTTACTATACCCCTGGGTCTCTGAAGGCCCGTCTCTGTGGCAAAGGGGCCACTATGGCCTACGAATACCTGGACAAGAAAGGACTCCCCTATAAGAGGTGTGGAAAG CTGATCGTGGCTGTGGAGCGAGAGGAGATTCCCAGGCTCAAAGCGCTGTACGAGCGAGGACAGAAGAACAACGTGCGTGACCTCACCATGATAGACGCCAAGGGGATCCGAGAGAGAGAGCCCTACTGCAGG GGTCTGCTGGCCCTGGACTCTCCCTACACTGGCATCGTGGActggaggctggtgtcactggCATACGGAAAAGACTTCCAGGAGGCGGGAGGGACCGTGGTTACTGAATATGAGGCTAGTGACATGGCCATGGTGAAGGAAAGCCCCGCTGGTAACACCGACG GAATGAAATATCCCATCGCTATCAGAGATTCAaag GGTAAGGAGGTAAGGTGTCGGTATGTGCTGACCTGTGGTGGTCTCTACTCTGACCGCCTCGCTCAGATCTCTGGCTGCAGTCCAGACCCTCGTATTGTCCCCTTCAGAGGAGATTACCTGGTCCTGAAGCCTGAGAAGCACTATCTGGTCCGGGGAAACATCTACCCT GTTCCTGACCCTAAGTTCCCCTTCCTGGGGGTCCACTTCACCCCGCGGATGGACGGCAGTGTTTGGCTGGGTCCCAACGCCGTCCTGGCCTTTAAACGAGAGGGATACAAGCTGTACGACTTCGATGCCCGGGACTTTGGAGATGCACTCTCATTCAG aggtCTGCAGAAGCTGGTGATGAATAACCTAGTGTATGGTGTTGGAGAGATGTACAGGGGGGTGTTCATCGGAGCTCAGGTCAAGATCTTAAAGAAGTTCATCCCAGAGCTCTCTCTAAGCGACGTACTCAG GGGTCCATCAGGGGTGAGGGCCCAGGCTCTGGACCGCGATGGGAACCTAGTAGATGACTTTGTGTTTGACGTTGGTGTCGGGGATGTGGGCAGCAGGGTCCTCCATGTACGCAACGCTCCCTCGCCCGCCGCCACCTCTTCCCTGGCCATAGCAGAGATGGTAGCAGATGAGGTGGAGAGACGTTTCAGCCTCTAA